A single region of the Raphanus sativus cultivar WK10039 chromosome 1, ASM80110v3, whole genome shotgun sequence genome encodes:
- the LOC108842365 gene encoding NAC domain-containing protein 5-like yields the protein MVDPHPVGFRFRPTEDEIVDHYLKSKNMDGNTSHVDEVISTVDIYSFDPLELACNSTRKATNNVLYFFCRKEYNRGERQSRKTKSGSWKKTGVTTNIMRKRGDREKIGEKRVFVFQYSKILGGAKPKSDWVMHAYVATFVSLTQPPAVTYTLCKVMFKGDASDLPSSSAAAPAGIEHTHSLTIPINNPRAGVSAEAEVDPHQFTGFLHLEEETQIEDAIRRAINNLSPHDLYLSNALETDIDTSEKKKINPYDDAQGSMIGVKRDSHRMIQRFVTNIKAMFFFLKNMIPVK from the exons ATGGTGGATCCGCATCCCGTGGGTTTCAGATTCCGCCCGACGGAGGATGAGATCGTCGACCATTACCTCAAGTCAAAAAATATGGATGGTAACACGAGTCATGTAGATGAAGTCATTAGCACAGTGGATATCTATAGCTTCGATCCCTTGGAGTTAGCTTGTAA TTCGACGAGGAAGGCTACGAACAATGTTTTGTATTTCTTCTGTCGGAAGGAATATAACAGAGGAGAGAGACAGAGCAGGAAAACAAAGTCTGGTTCTTGGAAGAAAACCGGAGTTACAACGAATATCATGCGAAAGAGAGGAGATCGCGAGAAGATTGGTGAGAAAAGGGTCTTTGTGTTTCAGTACAGTAAGATTCTTGGTGGAGCGAAACCTAAATCCGATTGGGTCATGCATGCATATGTCGCTACTTTCGTGTCTCTTACTCAG CCCCCGGCTGTGACATATACACTATGTAAAGTAATGTTTAAGGGTGACGCCAGTGAtttaccttcttcttctgctgctgCTCCTGCTGGTA TTGAGCATACTCACTCTCTCACCATTCCTATAAACAACCCTCGTGCAGGGGTGAGTGCAGAGGCAGAGGTAG ACCCGCATCAGTTTACTGGCTTTCTTCATTTGGAGGAGGAAACTCAGATCGAGGATGCCATTCGcagggctatcaacaaccttTCACCTCATGATTTATACT TGAGCAATGCTTTGGAAACCGATATTGATACatctgagaagaagaaaataaaccCTTATGATGATGCACAAGGAAGTATGATCGGAGTCAAAAGAGATAGTCACAGGATGATACAAAGATTCGTCACGAATATCAAAGCTATGTTCTTCTTTCTCAAGAACATGATACCAGTAAAATGA
- the LOC108842358 gene encoding NAC domain-containing protein 5-like, with amino-acid sequence MVDPVVGFRFRPTDEEIVGHYVRPKNLESNTSHVDEVMNTVDIYSFDPWELPCKSRIKSTEEVWYFFGCKKNQRHMHNKQSRRTRSGFWSKTGVTTEITRKRGGGDREKIGEKRVFVFRSNSKILGGPSKSKSDWVMHEYMATFSSPDSPPNQTVMTTYTVCKVMFKGDPKDLPSSSSSAGEIEHDLSLIPHVNNSSGEQSTETELENPRHFTGFLGLEEEAQFEDEMCRVINNLPTDDWNSLFNNDVGQGNTMFMQEDRNDYRPKKSLTGSDGDSDSDSITTTVSIN; translated from the exons ATGGTGGATCCGGTGGTGGGTTTCAGATTCCGTCCGACGGACGAGGAGATCGTCGGACATTACGTGAGGCCAAAGAACCTAGAGAGTAACACGAGTCATGTAGACGAAGTCATGAACACAGTCGATATATATAGCTTCGACCCTTGGGAGTTACCAT GCAAGTCGAGGATAAAATCGACAGAAGAGGTTTGGTACTTCTTCGGATGTAAGAAGAACCAACGACATATGCATAACAAACAGAGCAGGAGAACCAGGTCCGGTTTTTGGAGCAAAACCGGCGTTACAACGGAAATAACCCgaaagagaggaggaggagatcgCGAGAAGATTGGTGAGAAAAGGGTTTTTGTGTTTCGCTCTAATAGTAAGATTCTTGGCGGGCCGTCTAAGTCCAAATCCGATTGGGTTATGCACGAATATATGGCTACGTTCTCGTCTCCTGACTCTCCTCCTAATCag ACGGTGATGACGACATATACAGTGTGTAAAGTAATGTTTAAGGGTGACCCCAAAGatttaccttcttcttcttcctctgctgGTGAAATTGAGCATGATCTCTCTTTGATCCCTCATGTAAACAACAGTTCTGGAGAACAGAGTACGGAGACAGAGTTAGAG AATCCACGTCACTTTACTGGCTTTCTTGGTTTGGAGGAAGAAGCACAGTTCGAGGATGAAATGTGCAGGGTTATCAACAATCTGCCAACTGATGATTGGAACAGTTTGTTCAACAATGATGTGGGACAGGGGAATACTATGTTTATGCAGGAGGATCGTAACGATTACAGACCTAAAAAGTCACTGACCGGTAGCGATGGTGATAGTGATTCTGATTCCATAACAACAACTGTAAGCATCAATTAA